Proteins from a single region of Sphaerochaeta globosa str. Buddy:
- a CDS encoding GGDEF domain-containing protein produces MLCIEQAVYGLLIAENNSELQTLYFVSAAVIGFLFVFSSVIPVLLKNKTSLVYSLLDILPLGIGMGIAYVRMISVSTSFFNIPTVYLAILYCGSVIFLLSYLQSALLYGIILCISIFSVGRIIPTDPSIPFAADFLINGAIAWAVSAVTYNRFLRTENQRLLIEVQNKQLTFISEHDWLTGLYNRRKLDRYLLNKDSFTSAILFDLDHFKTINDTYGHQKGDQVLKELADLAQSLVLPDEVVGRWGGEEFLILTHREGYAVAQNLREVIAAYQFAKGITITASFGVAKCNQHQSVQALISTIDQNLYTAKLQGRNRVVYT; encoded by the coding sequence GTGCTTTGTATTGAGCAGGCAGTCTACGGTCTGCTCATTGCAGAGAATAATTCTGAATTACAGACACTCTATTTTGTCAGTGCTGCTGTAATTGGTTTTCTTTTTGTCTTCAGTTCGGTGATCCCAGTATTACTTAAGAACAAAACGAGTCTGGTCTATTCACTACTGGACATCCTCCCACTTGGCATCGGAATGGGAATTGCGTATGTGAGAATGATCTCAGTTTCCACGAGTTTCTTCAATATTCCAACTGTGTACCTTGCTATCCTGTATTGCGGGTCGGTCATATTTCTCTTGTCGTATCTTCAGAGTGCATTACTCTATGGAATCATACTTTGCATATCCATCTTTAGTGTAGGAAGAATAATTCCAACCGATCCTTCCATACCCTTTGCTGCTGATTTTTTGATTAACGGTGCTATTGCATGGGCAGTGTCAGCAGTTACGTATAACCGGTTTCTTCGAACTGAGAACCAACGCTTGCTGATTGAAGTACAAAACAAGCAATTGACCTTCATCAGTGAACACGATTGGCTTACCGGCCTTTACAACCGCAGGAAACTCGATAGGTATCTGCTCAATAAAGACTCGTTTACCTCTGCGATACTCTTCGACCTCGACCACTTCAAGACAATCAATGACACCTATGGACATCAAAAAGGTGACCAGGTACTCAAAGAGCTGGCTGACTTAGCGCAGTCGTTGGTTTTACCAGATGAAGTGGTAGGTCGATGGGGAGGCGAGGAGTTTCTCATCCTCACCCATCGTGAAGGGTATGCGGTTGCCCAAAATCTTCGAGAAGTGATCGCCGCATATCAATTTGCCAAGGGTATCACCATAACTGCAAGTTTTGGTGTTGCCAAGTGTAATCAACACCAGAGTGTACAAGCCTTGATCAGTACTATTGACCAAAATCTCTATACGGCTAAGTTGCAGGGACGGAACAGGGTTGTCTACACCTGA
- the malQ gene encoding 4-alpha-glucanotransferase — protein MNSKHIRTAGILLHLTSLSSDYGIGDLGKQAYRMADWIASTGVGLWQVLPLGPTGFGNSPYAPRSTFAGNELLISVEQLVYEGLLSSKDLEQHPVFSRDHVDFDTVQTWKLPLLKKAAKTFLFVKQHQKEAFETFCKQQEFWLEEYAAFMVIYEKFGDARWFSHWPEDLAKRNEKALGAFKAEHGEEIAVWKVLQFFFEMQFNAFKHYVNAKNLKLVGDAPIFVAADSSDTWSNLHLFKTDAKGRFSAVSGVPPDIFSATGQLWGNPVYDWNVLKQDGYAWWIKRLQRLFAMTDILRIDHFRGFDAYYEIPAGDTTAERGKWVEAGGKDFFRAVHDHFGEVPIIAEDLGLMTPSVEALRDTNGFAGMKIFQFGFGMDRAGKPNYYDDFLVHNWAENFVAYTGTHDNNTTLGWFSSLDEQTKHMVLSYLNCSKDEVVWSMIRQLMLSHARTAIIPMQDLLEKDAQARFNYPSSCNDRNWSWRVLQEECTQEVAQKLAHLVMLSARTGKLAEDA, from the coding sequence ATGAACAGCAAGCATATTCGCACTGCAGGAATACTTTTGCACCTCACCAGCCTGAGCTCGGACTATGGTATCGGGGATCTGGGAAAACAAGCCTATCGCATGGCTGACTGGATAGCTTCTACCGGTGTGGGCCTCTGGCAGGTATTGCCCCTCGGCCCAACAGGGTTTGGCAATTCTCCCTATGCCCCCAGATCGACCTTTGCGGGTAATGAACTGCTTATCAGCGTAGAGCAACTCGTCTATGAAGGGTTGCTCAGCAGCAAGGATTTGGAGCAGCATCCTGTCTTTTCACGTGATCATGTCGATTTTGATACAGTCCAAACTTGGAAACTTCCTCTTCTTAAAAAAGCAGCGAAAACCTTTCTTTTCGTCAAACAACACCAGAAGGAAGCGTTTGAAACGTTCTGCAAACAGCAGGAATTTTGGCTGGAAGAGTATGCCGCATTCATGGTCATATATGAGAAATTTGGTGATGCCAGGTGGTTCAGCCACTGGCCTGAGGATTTGGCTAAACGGAATGAAAAAGCCCTTGGTGCCTTCAAAGCGGAGCATGGTGAGGAAATAGCAGTCTGGAAAGTGCTCCAATTCTTCTTTGAGATGCAATTCAATGCTTTCAAGCACTACGTCAATGCAAAAAACCTCAAGTTGGTTGGGGATGCTCCCATTTTTGTTGCTGCGGACAGTTCTGATACCTGGAGTAATCTACACTTGTTCAAAACTGATGCAAAAGGACGATTCAGTGCAGTCAGCGGTGTTCCCCCGGATATTTTCTCTGCAACGGGACAGCTGTGGGGAAATCCCGTGTATGATTGGAACGTACTGAAACAGGATGGCTATGCATGGTGGATCAAGCGCCTACAGCGTCTTTTTGCCATGACCGACATTTTGAGGATCGACCATTTCAGGGGTTTTGATGCCTATTATGAAATTCCTGCAGGAGATACAACTGCCGAACGGGGAAAATGGGTTGAGGCGGGAGGCAAGGATTTCTTTAGAGCAGTGCACGATCATTTTGGGGAAGTACCCATTATTGCAGAAGATTTGGGCTTGATGACGCCATCCGTAGAAGCCTTGCGTGATACAAACGGCTTTGCGGGCATGAAGATTTTTCAGTTTGGATTCGGGATGGATAGAGCGGGAAAACCCAATTACTATGATGATTTCTTAGTGCATAACTGGGCTGAGAACTTCGTAGCGTATACGGGAACCCATGACAACAACACGACTTTGGGGTGGTTTTCCTCCCTCGATGAACAGACAAAGCACATGGTGCTTTCCTACTTGAATTGCTCAAAGGATGAGGTGGTCTGGTCGATGATACGTCAACTTATGCTTAGTCATGCTCGTACTGCAATCATCCCGATGCAGGACCTGCTCGAAAAAGATGCTCAGGCACGATTCAATTATCCCTCGTCTTGCAACGATCGGAACTGGAGTTGGAGAGTCCTCCAGGAGGAGTGTACCCAAGAGGTAGCACAAAAGCTTGCACATTTGGTCATGCTCTCGGCCAGGACCGGCAAGCTGGCAGAAGATGCTTGA
- a CDS encoding carbohydrate ABC transporter permease, translating into MQKSIQKYFALFALPGLICFAIAFLIPMVMGVVLSFFKFTTVTDGTFIGFENYKRIFINNDFTSALWFTARFTIVSVITINLGAFTLAMLLTRGIRGTNAFRTIFFMPNLIGGIVLGWIWQVIINGVLLPRGVTIVSDPKYGFWGLIVLMNWQNIGYMMVIYIAGIQNIPHDLIEAAQIDGAGKVAMLRSVILPSIMPSITICSFLTLTNGFKLFDQNLALTAGDPGKQTEMLALNIFNTFYGRSGFEGVGQAKAVLFTLLVAFIALTQLRLTRSKEVQA; encoded by the coding sequence ATGCAAAAATCCATTCAGAAATATTTTGCGCTCTTTGCCCTACCTGGACTTATCTGTTTTGCCATCGCATTCCTGATTCCCATGGTGATGGGCGTAGTCCTCTCATTTTTTAAGTTCACCACCGTTACCGATGGAACCTTCATCGGATTTGAAAATTATAAGCGCATCTTTATCAACAATGATTTCACCAGCGCCCTTTGGTTCACCGCCCGGTTTACTATTGTTTCGGTGATTACCATCAACCTTGGGGCTTTCACCCTTGCTATGCTTTTAACACGGGGCATACGGGGAACCAATGCATTCAGAACCATTTTCTTCATGCCCAACCTGATCGGCGGCATCGTGCTTGGTTGGATCTGGCAAGTGATCATCAATGGCGTATTACTCCCTCGGGGAGTGACAATCGTAAGCGACCCCAAGTATGGCTTCTGGGGTTTGATTGTTCTCATGAATTGGCAGAATATCGGCTATATGATGGTTATTTATATCGCCGGAATCCAAAATATACCGCATGACCTGATTGAGGCAGCCCAGATTGACGGGGCGGGGAAGGTGGCTATGCTTCGATCAGTCATTCTTCCTTCCATTATGCCTTCCATCACCATTTGCTCCTTCCTCACCCTTACCAACGGTTTCAAGCTGTTCGACCAGAACCTGGCCTTGACCGCTGGGGACCCGGGAAAACAGACTGAGATGTTGGCTCTGAACATTTTCAACACCTTCTATGGTCGTAGCGGCTTTGAAGGGGTAGGCCAGGCTAAAGCTGTTCTCTTTACCCTGCTGGTAGCCTTTATTGCGCTTACTCAGCTACGCCTTACCCGTAGCAAGGAGGTACAAGCATGA
- a CDS encoding carbohydrate ABC transporter permease, giving the protein MSPKNNEKRNTLILTIILALLAMFFLSPILIVFMNSFKSKLFISNEPFSFPRSDTFSGSENYLSGSQKIKFFNAFGYSLFITVFSVIGISLVTSMLAWYLTRVKTKFTSFVYYLLVFSMIVPFQMVMFTMSKTANMLHLDNPIGILVLYIGFGAGLGTFMFSGFIKSIPLSLEEAAMIDGAGPVKTFFLIVFPILKPTAITVAILNTMWVWNDYLLPYLTIGTEYKTIPVAIQYLRGGYGAVDMGAMMAMLVLAMIPIIVFYLSAQKYIIRGVVAGAVKG; this is encoded by the coding sequence ATGAGCCCAAAGAATAATGAGAAACGCAATACCCTGATTTTGACCATCATTCTTGCCTTGCTTGCTATGTTCTTTCTCTCCCCCATACTTATCGTTTTCATGAATTCCTTCAAGTCAAAACTGTTCATCTCGAATGAACCGTTTTCCTTTCCGAGATCAGACACGTTCAGTGGAAGTGAAAACTACCTCAGCGGGTCGCAGAAAATCAAATTCTTCAACGCTTTCGGGTATTCCTTATTCATCACAGTATTCTCGGTAATCGGTATTTCATTGGTGACCAGCATGCTTGCTTGGTACCTTACGCGGGTAAAAACAAAGTTCACAAGCTTTGTATACTACCTGCTGGTATTCTCCATGATAGTACCGTTCCAGATGGTTATGTTTACGATGAGTAAAACGGCCAATATGCTGCATCTGGACAATCCCATCGGTATACTGGTTTTGTACATAGGCTTTGGTGCAGGACTTGGAACCTTTATGTTCAGCGGGTTTATCAAGAGCATTCCTCTCAGTTTGGAAGAAGCTGCCATGATCGATGGTGCCGGACCGGTGAAAACGTTCTTTCTTATTGTGTTTCCCATCCTCAAGCCCACCGCAATTACCGTGGCCATTCTGAATACCATGTGGGTATGGAATGACTACCTTTTACCCTATCTGACGATTGGAACCGAATACAAGACCATTCCTGTTGCCATCCAGTACCTCAGAGGTGGATATGGAGCCGTTGATATGGGAGCCATGATGGCCATGCTTGTTTTGGCAATGATTCCCATTATTGTCTTTTATCTGTCGGCTCAGAAATACATTATCCGTGGTGTAGTTGCCGGCGCAGTAAAGGGTTGA
- a CDS encoding ABC transporter substrate-binding protein translates to MKKNLFIALLIVLLAMSSVVFASGAQETAAAKEVYFLNFKPEIADVYETKIAPAFEKETGIKLKVVTAASGTYAQTLKSEIAKSNPPVIFQTNGPIGLADSKNYTADLKNTEFYKILSDKSMALGDGTKVLAIPYAVEGYGIIYNDAIMRKYFALPNKAVSIKSADEITNFATLKAVVEDMTKNKAALGIQGVFASTSLAAGNQWRWQTHLANVPLYFEVRDANIAMGSKVPEIKFTYSANMKNIWDLYLNNSATAAGLLGGKSVDDSMAEFALGQVAMVQNGNWGAGQILGVKGNKVSDADIKFMPIYTGVAGEEKYGLNVGTENYLCINSNVSAEQQKMADQFLTWLFASETGKQFVKNDLMFITPFNTFKDNELPTDPLAKDVIRWMNKPGVSSLPWAFSMIPSEEWKNQFGAALADYSVGRKTWNEVEKVAVDAWKTEFKLTN, encoded by the coding sequence ATGAAAAAGAACCTGTTTATCGCCCTGTTGATTGTCCTGTTGGCAATGAGCTCGGTTGTCTTCGCTTCCGGTGCTCAGGAAACTGCAGCAGCGAAGGAAGTGTATTTTTTGAACTTCAAACCAGAGATTGCCGATGTCTATGAAACCAAGATTGCTCCCGCTTTCGAAAAAGAAACCGGTATTAAGCTGAAAGTGGTAACCGCAGCTAGCGGAACCTATGCCCAGACGCTTAAAAGTGAAATTGCCAAGAGCAATCCTCCGGTAATTTTCCAGACCAACGGCCCGATCGGACTGGCAGATAGCAAAAATTATACTGCGGACCTGAAGAACACCGAGTTCTACAAAATCCTCAGCGACAAGTCCATGGCTCTCGGCGATGGCACCAAAGTACTGGCTATCCCCTATGCAGTGGAAGGCTACGGTATTATTTACAACGATGCCATTATGAGAAAGTATTTCGCTCTTCCCAACAAAGCTGTTTCCATCAAGAGTGCCGATGAGATCACCAACTTCGCAACCCTCAAAGCAGTAGTCGAGGATATGACCAAGAATAAAGCCGCTCTGGGCATCCAGGGAGTGTTTGCTTCAACCAGTCTTGCTGCAGGCAACCAGTGGAGATGGCAGACCCACCTTGCAAACGTTCCTCTGTACTTTGAAGTACGGGACGCCAACATTGCAATGGGAAGTAAAGTCCCTGAAATCAAGTTCACCTACAGTGCAAACATGAAGAACATTTGGGACCTGTACCTGAACAACAGTGCAACCGCAGCCGGATTGCTCGGAGGAAAGAGTGTGGATGACTCCATGGCAGAGTTCGCTCTGGGACAAGTTGCCATGGTTCAGAACGGCAACTGGGGTGCTGGCCAGATTCTTGGTGTCAAGGGCAACAAAGTCAGCGATGCCGACATTAAGTTCATGCCCATCTATACCGGCGTAGCAGGTGAAGAGAAGTACGGCCTCAATGTAGGAACCGAGAACTACCTCTGTATCAACAGCAACGTAAGTGCCGAGCAGCAGAAAATGGCAGACCAGTTCCTCACCTGGCTCTTTGCAAGTGAAACCGGCAAGCAATTTGTTAAGAACGACCTGATGTTCATCACTCCGTTTAATACATTCAAGGACAACGAACTTCCTACCGATCCGCTGGCCAAGGATGTCATCCGTTGGATGAACAAGCCTGGTGTGTCCTCCCTTCCTTGGGCTTTCTCCATGATCCCCTCCGAAGAATGGAAGAACCAGTTCGGTGCTGCACTTGCTGATTACAGCGTAGGCAGAAAGACGTGGAACGAAGTTGAGAAAGTAGCTGTTGATGCTTGGAAGACTGAATTCAAGCTCACCAACTAG
- a CDS encoding DODA-type extradiol aromatic ring-opening family dioxygenase gives MKAQILYISHGGGPLPLLGDQYHQNMVAFMQDLNTKLVRPDAIVVISAHWEMARPTLLSNENPGLLYDYYGFPREAYQITYPAPGDPELARTIATLLAGDVDEKRGFDHGMFIPLSLMYPDAGIPTIQLSLLSSLSSLDHWNLGEALRPLLDQNILFIGSGFSFHNMRLFYQQDDKQNQAFQEFLIHTCATDLPLEKRKEALVGWQQAPFARHCHPREEHLLPLHICCSLAQKTAQLVFDDEILMRRSVGFLWR, from the coding sequence ATGAAAGCGCAAATACTGTACATTTCCCATGGAGGAGGCCCCCTTCCGTTGCTTGGCGACCAATACCATCAGAACATGGTTGCATTCATGCAGGATCTGAACACCAAATTGGTACGGCCCGATGCAATTGTAGTCATCAGCGCCCATTGGGAAATGGCTAGGCCGACTTTGCTCAGCAATGAGAATCCTGGTTTGTTGTATGACTATTACGGTTTTCCCAGAGAAGCCTATCAGATTACCTATCCGGCACCCGGTGATCCTGAATTGGCCCGTACGATTGCCACCTTACTAGCAGGGGATGTAGATGAGAAGAGGGGTTTCGACCATGGCATGTTCATTCCCCTGAGCCTGATGTATCCCGATGCAGGCATACCAACCATCCAGCTTTCATTGCTCTCTTCCCTTTCAAGCCTTGATCATTGGAACTTGGGAGAAGCGCTCAGGCCCTTGCTGGATCAGAATATTTTGTTTATAGGATCGGGCTTCAGTTTTCATAATATGCGACTGTTTTATCAGCAGGATGACAAGCAAAATCAAGCATTCCAGGAGTTTCTGATACACACTTGTGCTACTGACCTTCCTCTTGAAAAGCGAAAGGAAGCCTTGGTGGGTTGGCAGCAGGCACCTTTCGCCCGGCATTGCCATCCCCGGGAAGAGCATCTTCTGCCGTTGCACATCTGCTGTTCCCTCGCTCAGAAAACAGCACAGTTGGTTTTCGATGATGAGATACTTATGCGTAGGTCGGTGGGGTTCCTTTGGAGGTAA
- a CDS encoding ABC transporter substrate-binding protein — protein sequence MKRTMLVLLFVALGVSLVFGAGTKEEAATAAGPKTIRWAYWGSGERVTISQKAIELYESRNPGVKVNPEVSGGAGDHFVKVDTQLAGGDGPDIIQMGGNIPDYASVLLPLDSYAGNLLNTAVIDPSAVASGTIGGKLLGVSTGVTMPALVYNKSLIERVGAPLPKTSMTYDEFRAYLMVLKGKLPSGVYPMQDIGVMSTNSTPFGYWSRFNGTPLYTAATASTAVTAKDAQKYLELFADFRKNGLIPPPDVAAGYAESNADSSALIAGKVAIGYLYTNQLSGYQAATTDELALIEFPGAAATKALWQAPSQFYTVNKDSKNAEETVKFINFLVNDPEAARILGSNRGTSASASARAAGSSSPVDQKILDYMQVAGPHSSAETDHVPNDTEFNSTLFLIYQRVAFGQITPAQGGQQVYELLLRLIAK from the coding sequence ATGAAAAGAACCATGTTGGTTTTGCTTTTCGTGGCACTCGGTGTATCCCTGGTCTTTGGTGCAGGAACCAAGGAAGAGGCTGCAACTGCTGCTGGCCCGAAGACGATTCGTTGGGCTTACTGGGGAAGTGGAGAGCGAGTAACGATCAGCCAAAAGGCGATTGAACTGTATGAATCCCGCAATCCCGGTGTGAAGGTGAACCCTGAAGTATCCGGTGGAGCAGGCGATCATTTTGTAAAGGTTGACACCCAGCTCGCGGGTGGCGATGGTCCGGACATCATCCAGATGGGTGGAAACATTCCTGACTATGCCAGCGTACTGCTTCCTTTGGACTCGTATGCAGGCAACCTGCTGAACACTGCAGTCATCGACCCCAGTGCAGTAGCTAGTGGAACCATCGGCGGCAAGCTGCTTGGCGTATCCACCGGTGTAACCATGCCCGCATTGGTTTACAACAAGTCCTTGATTGAACGAGTCGGTGCTCCGTTGCCGAAGACTTCCATGACCTATGATGAATTCCGTGCATATTTGATGGTACTGAAAGGCAAGCTGCCTTCCGGTGTCTATCCGATGCAGGATATTGGTGTTATGTCTACCAACTCCACACCATTCGGTTACTGGAGTCGTTTCAACGGGACCCCGCTGTATACAGCTGCCACAGCTTCTACTGCAGTTACCGCAAAAGATGCCCAGAAGTATTTGGAACTCTTTGCCGATTTCCGCAAGAACGGCCTTATTCCCCCACCGGATGTTGCCGCAGGCTATGCAGAGAGCAATGCTGACTCTTCAGCCCTTATTGCAGGCAAAGTTGCGATTGGGTATTTGTACACCAACCAGCTGAGCGGTTATCAGGCAGCAACCACCGACGAACTTGCCCTTATTGAGTTCCCCGGTGCTGCAGCTACCAAGGCTTTGTGGCAGGCTCCCAGTCAGTTCTATACCGTCAACAAGGATTCCAAGAATGCTGAAGAGACGGTTAAGTTCATCAACTTCCTGGTCAACGATCCGGAAGCTGCCCGTATTCTTGGCAGCAACCGTGGAACTTCGGCTTCGGCTTCCGCCCGTGCTGCTGGTTCTTCCTCCCCGGTTGACCAGAAGATTCTTGACTACATGCAGGTTGCAGGTCCTCACTCATCTGCCGAGACCGACCACGTGCCCAACGACACTGAGTTCAACAGCACACTCTTCTTGATTTATCAGAGAGTTGCCTTTGGCCAGATCACCCCGGCACAGGGTGGCCAGCAGGTATATGAGCTTCTGCTTCGCTTGATCGCCAAGTAA
- a CDS encoding DUF72 domain-containing protein: MIYIGTCSWKYTSWEGMVYDSFSNEDLLAQYAKHYRSVEVDQWFWSLGKQSYGLPDPATVLSYDQATPEQFRFTIKCPNALTLPFAYGSTEAMNPWFLDAEVFYRFLERLGPLVSKVGLFMFQFAYLNQKAIHERKVFEQKLQTFLGMLPDSLAYAVEIRNPNWIDSSWFEFLHTQKIAPVLLSGYWMENPLTTLQLFEQSKGDTLCIRLHGDDRSGIEQETGGIWNRIVKNKDDELASIAPKIVALAKEGRVVYINVNNHYEGSAPMTIEKLIAYLGGVYE, from the coding sequence ATGATCTATATTGGTACCTGTTCATGGAAATATACCAGTTGGGAAGGCATGGTCTATGATTCGTTCAGCAACGAAGACCTGCTTGCCCAGTATGCAAAACACTACCGTTCTGTTGAAGTCGACCAATGGTTCTGGTCTCTGGGAAAGCAAAGTTACGGCTTGCCTGACCCGGCAACTGTTCTTAGCTATGACCAAGCTACCCCAGAACAATTTCGTTTCACCATCAAATGCCCCAACGCACTGACATTGCCGTTCGCCTATGGATCAACAGAAGCGATGAACCCATGGTTTTTGGATGCAGAGGTATTTTATCGCTTTCTTGAACGCTTGGGCCCCTTGGTTTCGAAAGTGGGGCTCTTCATGTTCCAGTTTGCTTACCTCAATCAAAAAGCCATCCATGAGCGAAAGGTGTTCGAGCAGAAGCTACAGACATTCCTAGGCATGCTCCCTGATTCCCTTGCGTATGCCGTAGAGATACGCAATCCCAACTGGATCGATTCATCGTGGTTTGAATTTCTTCACACGCAGAAGATTGCTCCTGTGCTTTTATCCGGATATTGGATGGAGAACCCGCTTACAACCTTGCAGCTGTTTGAACAATCAAAAGGGGATACGCTGTGCATCCGACTTCATGGTGATGACCGTTCTGGAATTGAACAGGAAACCGGGGGAATCTGGAACCGTATTGTCAAGAACAAGGATGATGAATTGGCAAGTATCGCACCCAAAATTGTTGCGCTTGCCAAAGAGGGCAGGGTGGTGTACATCAATGTGAATAATCACTACGAGGGAAGTGCTCCGATGACCATCGAAAAGCTCATAGCCTACCTTGGAGGTGTGTACGAATGA
- a CDS encoding carbohydrate ABC transporter permease, with protein MQTKKTLFNHLLLNAFIIALGLGMLYPILWLIGASFKPSNMIFTDPGIWPKVFTSQNYREGWKGIGIVGFNTFFKNSFIICLLSAFANAMFCSLTAYAFARLRFVGKKFWFAIMMITLMLPSHVTTIPRYIMFRNFGWINTFLPIIVPKFFATDAFFIFLLVQFIRGLPRDIDESALIDGCSKFGIYTRIIMPLTVPALITTLLFSFLWTWDDFFNQLLYLTSPNRYTVPMGLRLFLDSSGMSSWGPMFAMSVLSLIPAFTLFFSLQKYFVRGIATTGIKG; from the coding sequence ATGCAAACCAAGAAAACGCTATTCAATCATCTCTTGCTCAATGCTTTCATCATTGCCCTGGGTCTTGGCATGCTGTATCCCATTCTCTGGCTTATCGGAGCATCCTTCAAACCCAGTAATATGATTTTCACCGACCCCGGCATTTGGCCGAAGGTTTTTACCTCTCAGAATTACCGAGAGGGTTGGAAGGGTATCGGTATCGTAGGGTTCAACACGTTCTTCAAGAATTCTTTCATCATTTGCCTGCTCAGCGCCTTTGCCAACGCAATGTTCTGCTCGCTGACAGCCTATGCATTTGCAAGGTTGCGGTTTGTCGGGAAGAAGTTTTGGTTTGCAATCATGATGATCACCCTCATGCTTCCTTCCCACGTCACTACCATTCCCCGTTACATCATGTTCCGCAATTTCGGTTGGATCAACACGTTCCTGCCGATCATTGTGCCCAAGTTCTTTGCCACTGATGCCTTTTTCATCTTTCTGTTGGTGCAGTTCATCAGAGGCCTGCCCCGTGATATCGATGAGTCAGCACTCATCGACGGCTGCAGCAAGTTCGGTATTTATACACGGATTATCATGCCCTTGACTGTACCGGCTTTGATCACGACCTTGCTTTTCTCGTTTCTTTGGACGTGGGATGACTTCTTCAACCAGCTGCTCTATCTCACCAGTCCGAATAGGTATACCGTCCCTATGGGACTTAGGTTGTTTTTGGACTCCTCGGGTATGTCTTCGTGGGGACCGATGTTTGCCATGTCAGTGCTGTCGCTGATCCCGGCATTCACCCTGTTCTTCTCCCTGCAAAAGTATTTTGTCCGAGGTATCGCTACTACGGGAATCAAGGGATAA
- a CDS encoding carbohydrate ABC transporter permease — MVDLHRKKVWKENLSSYAFLVPWLLGFLVLTLYPMMYSLYLSFTKFNIRTPPVWIGLRNYLVMFAGTDAIPMDERFLNSVFVTFKFVFISVPLKLIFALAVAMLMNKKLKMIGLYRALYYIPTLLGGSVAIAVLWRRLFAGDGLINMILRGVFGLENLPAWISNPTYSLYTLILLAVWQFGSPMIIFLAGLQQIPREYYEASSVDGAGKVRQFLAITLPSLSPIIFFNFVMQMISAFQSFTQAFIVSGGSGGPLDSTMFYSLYLYIKGFGFSEMGYAAAMAWVLLLIIAGLTAVSFKASGNLVSYGSGE; from the coding sequence ATGGTTGATTTGCACCGAAAGAAGGTTTGGAAGGAAAACCTCAGTTCCTATGCCTTTTTAGTACCTTGGCTGCTGGGATTTTTGGTTTTAACTCTCTATCCCATGATGTATTCGCTCTACCTTTCGTTTACGAAATTCAATATCCGTACCCCACCTGTGTGGATCGGATTGCGCAATTATCTGGTGATGTTTGCAGGAACCGATGCAATTCCCATGGATGAGCGGTTCTTAAACTCAGTGTTTGTAACCTTCAAGTTTGTGTTCATCTCCGTGCCGCTTAAGCTGATTTTTGCTTTGGCTGTAGCTATGCTGATGAACAAGAAACTCAAAATGATTGGATTATATCGTGCCCTGTACTATATTCCAACGTTGCTTGGAGGATCGGTTGCTATCGCTGTGCTCTGGAGACGATTGTTTGCAGGCGATGGTTTGATCAACATGATCTTACGGGGAGTCTTTGGACTGGAAAACTTGCCGGCTTGGATTTCCAACCCGACCTACTCGCTGTATACGCTTATTCTGCTTGCCGTGTGGCAATTCGGCTCTCCTATGATTATTTTCCTTGCGGGTCTGCAACAGATTCCCCGTGAGTACTATGAAGCATCAAGTGTTGATGGGGCCGGCAAGGTACGCCAATTCCTTGCAATCACCCTGCCTTCGCTTTCACCAATCATTTTCTTCAACTTTGTCATGCAGATGATTAGTGCTTTCCAATCCTTCACCCAGGCTTTCATCGTCAGCGGCGGTTCCGGAGGTCCTTTGGACTCCACTATGTTCTATAGTCTGTACTTGTATATCAAAGGCTTTGGCTTCTCAGAGATGGGATATGCAGCAGCCATGGCATGGGTCTTGCTGCTTATTATTGCAGGCTTGACAGCCGTTTCCTTTAAAGCCTCTGGAAACTTGGTTTCCTATGGAAGCGGGGAGTAA